The proteins below come from a single Prolixibacter sp. NT017 genomic window:
- a CDS encoding exonuclease domain-containing protein, whose translation MYAIIDIETTGTSHRNGKITEIAVYIHDGRQVTDSFVSLINPECYIPYNITRLTGISNEMVADAPKFYEVAKQLVEITAGKIFVAHNVAFDYNFVKEEYKRLGYDYRRKTLCTVQLSRKLLPGHRSYSLGNLCSDLNISINGRHRAGGDAFATVKLFEILMQQNNEQTQNLFSNAPKELPKEKLEALPGQTGVYYFLNDSGEIIYIGKSKDIHQRVLSHLANNSTKKAIEMRSKLVDVDWQITGSELVSLLLESDEIKSHQPLYNRAQRRTRFHYGLFTYQDEEGYQRFEVRKIIDGELPLTSFYSAAEAKEYLHDLVDQYQLCQKLCGLYQTDGACFHYEIKSCNGACIGEEAPDDYNQRAEMAAAKLQFRSPNFFIMEEGRRKGEWAIVKVQNGRYTGFGYVDEESSTEGVQALHDCISSRQDNRDTQGIIRSYLKKHPATRIIEFRTEEQN comes from the coding sequence ATGTACGCCATAATCGATATCGAAACGACCGGAACCAGTCACCGAAACGGGAAAATTACGGAAATCGCTGTTTACATCCACGATGGCCGGCAGGTGACCGATTCATTCGTCAGCCTGATCAATCCGGAGTGCTACATTCCGTACAACATTACCCGGTTGACCGGCATCTCCAACGAGATGGTTGCGGATGCACCCAAGTTCTACGAAGTGGCCAAACAGCTCGTGGAAATCACGGCCGGGAAGATTTTCGTGGCGCACAACGTGGCATTCGATTACAACTTTGTCAAGGAAGAATACAAACGGCTCGGGTACGACTACCGTCGGAAAACCCTTTGCACCGTTCAGCTCAGCCGGAAGTTACTGCCGGGGCACCGCTCCTACTCGCTGGGAAACCTCTGCTCCGATTTGAATATCTCTATCAACGGTCGTCACCGGGCCGGCGGCGATGCGTTTGCTACCGTGAAACTGTTCGAGATTTTGATGCAGCAGAATAACGAGCAAACGCAGAACCTGTTTTCGAATGCACCCAAAGAGCTTCCGAAAGAAAAGCTCGAAGCCCTTCCCGGGCAAACCGGTGTTTACTACTTCCTGAATGACTCTGGAGAAATCATCTATATCGGGAAAAGCAAGGACATCCACCAACGGGTTCTTTCGCACCTGGCCAACAACAGCACAAAAAAGGCCATCGAAATGCGCAGCAAACTGGTGGATGTCGACTGGCAAATTACCGGCAGCGAGTTGGTTTCGCTGTTGCTGGAATCTGACGAAATTAAAAGTCACCAGCCATTGTACAACCGGGCACAACGGCGTACCCGTTTTCATTACGGCTTGTTTACTTATCAGGATGAAGAAGGTTACCAGCGCTTCGAAGTCAGGAAAATTATCGATGGCGAATTGCCGCTCACCAGTTTTTATTCAGCCGCTGAAGCCAAAGAATACCTCCACGATTTGGTTGACCAATACCAGTTATGCCAGAAACTCTGTGGCCTGTACCAAACCGATGGAGCGTGCTTTCACTACGAAATAAAAAGTTGTAACGGTGCGTGCATCGGTGAAGAAGCGCCTGATGATTACAACCAACGAGCCGAAATGGCGGCTGCTAAGCTTCAGTTTCGTTCGCCCAACTTTTTCATCATGGAAGAAGGCCGCCGGAAAGGCGAATGGGCGATCGTAAAGGTGCAGAACGGACGCTACACCGGCTTTGGCTATGTCGATGAGGAGAGCTCAACCGAAGGCGTTCAGGCTTTGCACGACTGCATCTCTTCCCGGCAGGACAACCGCGACACCCAGGGAATCATTCGCAGTTACCTGAAAAAGCATCCGGCAACGCGCATCATCGAATTTCGTACGGAAGAACAAAACTAA
- the cysQ gene encoding 3'(2'),5'-bisphosphate nucleotidase CysQ: MEKFEPKSMLKPAIRAALEAGEAIMKVHRSRDLEVEYKEDDSPVTLADKEASKVIIEMLSPYGFPFLSEEEIFPDYKERQEWDYFWMIDPLDGTKEFIRNGDDFTVNIALIDKDRPVLGVIYVPVSGYLYFGSIDKGAYRTANADTLSVEQIFAKGVPLPLEDEHEKFTLVGSMSHMNTETREYFNKLMAEKGKENVDVIIRGSSLKMCMVAEGTADCYPRLSNIMEWDTAAGHAICEASGCEVTQWNGTPMVYNKEDFYQPWFRVSR, translated from the coding sequence ATGGAGAAATTCGAACCCAAATCAATGTTGAAACCTGCCATTCGTGCAGCGTTGGAGGCCGGTGAAGCCATCATGAAAGTTCACCGTTCGAGAGACCTGGAAGTGGAGTATAAGGAAGATGACAGTCCGGTTACGTTGGCTGACAAAGAAGCCAGCAAAGTGATTATCGAGATGCTTTCTCCGTATGGCTTTCCCTTTTTAAGTGAGGAAGAGATATTCCCTGATTATAAAGAGCGGCAGGAGTGGGATTATTTCTGGATGATTGATCCGCTTGACGGGACCAAAGAGTTTATTCGCAACGGAGATGACTTTACCGTGAATATCGCCCTGATCGATAAAGACCGGCCCGTTTTAGGAGTCATCTATGTTCCGGTTTCCGGCTATCTCTATTTTGGCAGCATTGACAAAGGCGCTTATCGCACAGCGAATGCCGATACGCTTTCGGTGGAGCAGATATTTGCCAAAGGAGTTCCGCTTCCGCTGGAAGATGAGCATGAAAAATTCACGCTGGTCGGTAGTATGTCGCACATGAATACAGAAACAAGAGAATATTTCAACAAGCTGATGGCCGAAAAGGGTAAAGAAAACGTGGATGTGATTATTCGCGGCAGCTCCCTGAAGATGTGTATGGTGGCCGAAGGAACCGCCGACTGTTACCCGCGTTTGAGCAACATCATGGAATGGGACACAGCGGCCGGACATGCCATCTGCGAAGCTTCGGGTTGTGAAGTAACACAGTGGAACGGAACGCCCATGGTGTATAACAAAGAGGATTTTTACCAACCCTGGTTCCGGGTCAGTCGTTGA
- the dapA gene encoding 4-hydroxy-tetrahydrodipicolinate synthase — MGQKFRGAGVALITPFKKDSTIDFDALGELVEDMISGGIDFLVVLGTTAETATLTAEEKKSVVDFVAEKNAGRLPIVVGAGGNNTSEVVAGLKDIDAGKVDGILSVVPYYSKPTQEGIYRHFMQIAENSPVPVILYNVPGRTGVHMDAATTIRLAEASDKFVAVKEASGDLNELAIILRDRPENFSVLSGDDGLTVPAISLGANGVISVIANGFPGKVADMVHAAVNGDFRKASAQHMQFLNLFNLLFVEGNPGGIKAALNVKGKVENVLRLPLAPIGEIIYREITEEMKKING; from the coding sequence ATGGGACAAAAGTTTCGCGGAGCAGGTGTCGCCCTCATAACACCATTTAAGAAAGACAGTACAATTGATTTTGACGCACTTGGGGAATTAGTGGAAGATATGATTTCCGGAGGCATCGACTTTCTCGTTGTCTTGGGAACCACGGCCGAAACAGCTACGCTTACGGCAGAAGAAAAGAAAAGCGTAGTCGATTTTGTGGCTGAAAAAAATGCCGGCCGGCTTCCTATTGTCGTTGGCGCAGGTGGAAACAACACCAGTGAAGTGGTTGCCGGGTTGAAAGATATCGATGCCGGCAAAGTCGATGGAATCCTTTCGGTTGTTCCTTATTATAGTAAACCCACACAGGAAGGCATCTATAGGCATTTCATGCAAATTGCTGAAAACAGCCCCGTACCTGTTATCCTTTACAATGTACCCGGTCGTACCGGAGTGCACATGGACGCAGCCACGACCATCAGACTAGCTGAAGCTTCCGATAAATTTGTCGCTGTGAAAGAAGCTTCCGGCGATTTAAATGAGCTGGCAATCATTCTTCGCGACCGGCCTGAGAACTTCTCGGTCCTTTCGGGAGATGATGGTTTGACGGTTCCGGCCATTTCCTTAGGTGCCAATGGCGTTATTTCCGTTATTGCCAACGGATTTCCGGGAAAAGTCGCGGATATGGTACATGCGGCGGTCAACGGAGACTTCCGGAAAGCTTCTGCCCAGCACATGCAGTTTTTAAACCTTTTCAATCTTCTTTTTGTTGAAGGTAACCCCGGAGGGATTAAAGCGGCATTGAATGTCAAAGGTAAAGTAGAGAACGTTTTACGCCTGCCCTTGGCACCAATCGGCGAAATCATTTACCGGGAAATTACCGAAGAAATGAAAAAGATCAACGGATAG